In Gemmatimonadota bacterium, a single genomic region encodes these proteins:
- a CDS encoding response regulator, with protein sequence MANPRTDDSPPPLVLLANDQEWSARSLETVLGAQGFASARAFTGRQALELARRLRPDVVIADAGMPDISGIEICQRLRDDVEFPRSTPIVVTTAGPASRAQRLEAYRAGAWEFLSQPIDAEALLLKLQLFVRARREIDRSREESLIDDGTGLYNVRGLARRAREIGADASRRRSPLACVAVGSIAEDGVNGEPHELDVRLAEHVSEVFRRTARSSDAIGRLGRGEFAIIAPAMDQGGALRFVERLQHELESTPAVVDGVARHLKVRAGYCAVSDFAQSSFDAVELLLRAASALRQARGAEAVDGSKTHDLLAVPFIP encoded by the coding sequence ATGGCCAATCCGCGAACTGACGATTCTCCGCCGCCGCTCGTGCTCCTGGCCAACGACCAGGAGTGGTCGGCGCGATCGCTCGAGACCGTACTTGGCGCTCAGGGCTTCGCGTCGGCGCGCGCTTTCACCGGGCGTCAGGCGCTGGAGTTGGCCCGTCGACTCCGACCGGACGTGGTGATCGCCGATGCGGGGATGCCCGACATCTCCGGTATCGAGATCTGTCAGCGCCTGCGCGACGATGTCGAGTTTCCGCGGTCGACCCCCATCGTGGTGACGACCGCCGGACCCGCCTCCCGCGCCCAACGTCTGGAGGCGTATCGCGCTGGCGCGTGGGAGTTCCTGAGCCAGCCGATCGATGCCGAAGCGCTTCTGCTCAAGCTGCAGCTCTTCGTGCGTGCGCGTCGCGAGATCGATCGATCGCGCGAGGAGTCGTTGATCGACGACGGGACGGGATTGTACAACGTGCGCGGGTTGGCGCGACGCGCCCGGGAGATCGGGGCGGACGCGAGCCGCCGCCGGTCGCCGTTGGCGTGTGTCGCGGTGGGTTCCATCGCCGAGGATGGGGTGAACGGCGAACCGCACGAGCTCGATGTCCGGCTCGCCGAACATGTGTCCGAGGTCTTTCGACGCACGGCGCGCTCGTCGGATGCGATCGGCCGTCTCGGTCGCGGCGAGTTCGCGATCATCGCTCCGGCCATGGATCAGGGTGGGGCGCTGAGGTTTGTCGAACGACTGCAGCATGAACTGGAGTCGACCCCCGCGGTGGTCGACGGGGTGGCGCGGCATCTCAAGGTGCGAGCGGGCTATTGCGCCGTCTCGGATTTCGCCCAGTCGTCGTTTGATGCTGTCGAACTGTTGCTGCGGGCGGCGAGCGCTCTTCGTCAGGCGCGCGGCGCCGAGGCGGTGGACGGCTCCAAGACACACGACCTGCTCGCGGTCCCGTTCATTCCATGA
- a CDS encoding glycosyltransferase: MSEVRPFCSIVMPAHRAAHLLPRVLDALMASDYPRERWELIVVDDASGDDTPAVAARYADTVVRIPGTPHGPAYARNRGFEVSRGEIVMFFDSDVVVHRDTIRRFVEVMQEHPELGAVFGSYDLDPAAESFVSQYRNLLHHYVHQRNAGEAETFWAGAGAVRRAAFEEAGMYDEWHFARPQIEDIELGGRLRQLGYKILLIPDIQVTHLKHWTFSGVVRTDLRDRGIPWARLIAHKKTVMSSRELSLKWTEKLNTVLVWLGALLLLIAAWERSPLIAGIALLGPMAVLAINARMFGFFARVRGPIFALRVIPMHLLYYILNGISFGIGLFLHQIVGPPLPNPTVEAFAEVGVQRWPPVPSKHRRSSWTADAE; this comes from the coding sequence ATGAGCGAGGTGCGCCCCTTCTGTTCGATCGTGATGCCGGCGCACCGCGCCGCGCACCTGCTGCCGCGCGTGCTCGACGCGCTCATGGCGAGCGACTACCCGCGCGAGCGCTGGGAACTCATCGTGGTCGACGATGCCAGCGGAGATGATACGCCAGCCGTGGCGGCTCGTTATGCGGACACCGTCGTGCGCATTCCCGGGACGCCACACGGCCCGGCCTACGCGCGCAATCGCGGTTTCGAGGTCTCGCGCGGCGAGATCGTCATGTTCTTCGATTCCGACGTCGTTGTCCACCGCGACACGATTCGTCGCTTCGTCGAAGTCATGCAGGAGCATCCCGAGTTGGGCGCCGTGTTCGGGTCGTACGACCTGGACCCGGCGGCGGAGAGCTTCGTGTCGCAGTACCGCAACCTGCTGCATCACTACGTGCACCAGCGCAACGCGGGTGAGGCCGAGACCTTCTGGGCCGGCGCGGGTGCGGTACGTCGGGCGGCGTTCGAGGAGGCGGGGATGTACGACGAGTGGCACTTCGCCCGCCCGCAGATCGAGGACATCGAGCTCGGGGGGCGTCTTCGCCAGCTCGGTTACAAGATCCTCCTGATCCCCGATATCCAGGTCACGCATCTCAAGCACTGGACCTTTTCGGGCGTCGTGCGCACCGACCTGCGCGACCGCGGCATCCCCTGGGCGCGACTGATCGCCCACAAGAAGACGGTGATGTCGTCGCGTGAACTCAGCCTCAAGTGGACGGAGAAGCTGAACACGGTGCTCGTCTGGCTGGGGGCACTCCTGCTCCTGATCGCCGCCTGGGAACGGTCCCCGCTCATCGCGGGTATCGCCCTGCTCGGGCCGATGGCGGTGCTGGCGATCAACGCGCGGATGTTCGGCTTCTTCGCACGGGTGCGCGGGCCGATCTTTGCGCTGCGCGTGATCCCGATGCATCTCTTGTACTACATTCTGAACGGGATCTCGTTCGGGATCGGGCTCTTCCTGCATCAGATCGTAGGACCGCCGCTCCCCAATCCCACGGTCGAGGCCTTCGCCGAGGTGGGGGTGCAGCGGTGGCCCCCCGTTCCATCCAAGCATCGTCGGAGCTCGTGGACAGCAGACGCCGAGTAA
- a CDS encoding glycosyltransferase family 4 protein, which yields MSALRFLMMTTFYPPYNFGGDGIGIQRLSRGLVKRGHHVTVVHDADAYNLLRAVPEPDVPDHDDDQGVEVIRLRSRIPMVSAVLTQQLGQPVVNGARLKRIAREGNFDVVNFHNVSLLGGPGVLRYGGDAVTLYMAHEHWLVCPMHVLWRHGRELCTGRECVKCALNYKRPPQLWRSTGLLERELSHVDTVIAMSEFSRRKHREFGLEREMEVLPYFLPDPETAHVPVATGASPHPRPYFFFVGRLELIKGLQDVIPVFRDFPDADLLIAGDGNYMESLRQLAEGMPNVKFLGRVAPDDLRDYYQHALALVVPSLCFETFGIVLIESFRQGTPVLARRLGPFPEIVEQSGGGELFETQGELLAAMRRLQQDGAYRAQLSRAGYRAYADRWSEHVVIPQYLDIVRRAAARRANTRVLDALAQLEVA from the coding sequence ATGAGCGCGCTCCGCTTCCTCATGATGACCACGTTCTATCCCCCGTACAACTTCGGGGGAGACGGCATCGGCATCCAGCGACTCTCGCGCGGGCTCGTCAAGCGCGGGCACCACGTCACCGTGGTGCACGACGCGGACGCCTACAACCTCCTGCGCGCCGTCCCCGAGCCCGACGTCCCCGATCACGATGACGATCAGGGGGTCGAGGTCATCCGGCTCCGCTCCCGGATTCCGATGGTCTCGGCCGTCCTCACGCAGCAGCTCGGGCAGCCCGTGGTGAATGGTGCGCGCCTCAAGCGCATTGCGCGCGAGGGGAACTTCGACGTCGTGAACTTCCACAACGTCTCGCTCCTCGGTGGCCCGGGCGTGCTGCGCTACGGCGGCGACGCGGTCACGTTGTACATGGCGCACGAACACTGGCTCGTCTGTCCGATGCACGTGCTCTGGCGCCACGGGCGCGAGCTCTGCACCGGGCGCGAGTGCGTGAAGTGCGCGCTCAACTACAAGCGCCCGCCGCAACTGTGGCGCAGCACGGGGCTCCTCGAGCGCGAGCTGTCGCACGTCGACACCGTCATCGCCATGAGCGAGTTCTCGCGCCGCAAGCATCGCGAGTTCGGGTTGGAGCGGGAAATGGAAGTCCTCCCGTACTTTCTCCCCGATCCCGAGACGGCGCACGTCCCGGTGGCCACCGGGGCGTCGCCACATCCGCGCCCCTACTTCTTCTTCGTCGGTCGCCTCGAGCTCATCAAGGGGCTGCAGGACGTCATTCCCGTCTTCCGCGACTTTCCCGACGCCGACCTCCTCATTGCCGGCGACGGCAACTACATGGAGTCGCTGCGTCAGCTCGCCGAGGGGATGCCTAACGTCAAGTTCCTGGGTCGGGTCGCGCCCGACGACCTGCGGGACTACTATCAACATGCGCTCGCCCTCGTGGTCCCGTCGCTCTGCTTCGAGACCTTCGGCATCGTCCTCATCGAGTCGTTCCGCCAGGGAACGCCGGTGCTGGCGCGCCGGTTGGGCCCCTTTCCCGAGATCGTCGAGCAGTCCGGCGGTGGGGAGCTCTTCGAGACCCAGGGCGAACTGCTCGCCGCCATGCGCCGCCTCCAGCAGGACGGCGCGTATCGTGCGCAGCTGTCGCGTGCGGGCTACCGCGCGTACGCCGATCGCTGGTCCGAGCACGTCGTCATTCCGCAGTATCTCGACATCGTCCGGCGCGCCGCGGCGCGCCGTGCGAATACCCGCGTCCTGGACGCACTAGCACAGCTGGAGGTCGCGTGA
- a CDS encoding polysaccharide deacetylase family protein, with translation MRAILTYHSIDESGSPISVSPSAFRAHVRWLASGAVRVLPLDELVKADDRMDAVAITFDDGFENFATECADLLVEHALPTTVFVVPEHVGRTNEWGGAASPGIPTLPLMSWPTLRRLAERGITLGAHTRRHRDLTRVRGAALEDEVAGCVERMMAEGGMRPSSFAYPYGAVDDTSASVVRDVYALACTTELRALHRDDDRALLPRLDMYYFRDPGQLEAWGTTAFRGRLWLRAQARRVRRLVQGVGRAA, from the coding sequence ATGCGCGCGATCCTCACATACCACTCGATCGACGAGTCCGGCTCACCGATTTCGGTGAGCCCCTCGGCGTTTCGCGCGCATGTGAGATGGCTCGCGTCGGGAGCGGTCCGCGTCCTTCCGCTCGACGAACTGGTGAAGGCCGACGACCGGATGGATGCGGTCGCGATCACCTTCGACGATGGCTTCGAGAACTTCGCGACCGAGTGTGCCGACCTCCTGGTCGAGCATGCGCTCCCCACCACCGTCTTTGTCGTCCCCGAACACGTGGGACGCACGAACGAGTGGGGGGGAGCGGCGTCGCCGGGAATCCCCACGCTTCCCCTGATGTCCTGGCCCACGCTGCGACGGCTCGCGGAGCGCGGCATCACCCTCGGGGCGCACACGCGGCGTCACCGCGACCTCACGCGCGTGCGTGGCGCGGCGCTGGAGGACGAGGTCGCCGGCTGCGTCGAACGCATGATGGCCGAGGGTGGGATGCGCCCGAGCAGCTTTGCCTATCCGTACGGCGCCGTGGATGACACCTCGGCGTCGGTCGTGCGCGACGTCTACGCGCTCGCCTGTACGACTGAACTTCGCGCGCTGCATCGCGACGACGACCGCGCGCTTCTTCCGAGACTCGACATGTACTACTTCCGCGACCCTGGCCAGCTCGAGGCATGGGGGACGACCGCGTTTCGCGGGCGTCTCTGGCTTCGTGCGCAGGCGCGACGCGTACGACGCCTCGTGCAGGGCGTCGGGAGGGCCGCATGA
- a CDS encoding oligosaccharide flippase family protein encodes MSRSFVSLGAGEAAARLFAFAVTMYAARVLGAEGFGVVAFATAAVLYLSRIVDAGIDFGLGVHEVAANPTQLPVVVPSIVTMRMALAAACITLFGLGAWIVLPSPEGAMVALYSLTLIPLALGTRWVLIGFQQAAPVALVRAAGELLALVIVLLTVRGVDDLHQMPIAQLAGDTVACVGFALLLRRVGLRFAFGWRPAEIRRLMVRAIPLVGSTVLGLVVFNADLFFLRLFRNAEMVGLYAAAYTAISFLLNLGVTYSMSLLPPLTRLAGEPAQERQLYLASFAKVFALALPIAAGGAMLSRPLVVTLFGAPFAAAAPILAVLLGSMVISVVRDVSVVALMARKREDLLLHTVWASAGASIVLNILLVPSLGMMGAALATVLTEFVRMLLAVGFAKRLGFPLPPVMRAWRPAVATGAMVGALQLLPFTSPWVAIPVGGACYALALILTGGLRLSRAQGIQLVV; translated from the coding sequence GTGTCGCGGAGCTTCGTATCGCTGGGGGCCGGCGAGGCCGCGGCACGCCTCTTCGCCTTTGCCGTCACCATGTACGCCGCTCGCGTGCTGGGGGCGGAGGGATTTGGCGTCGTCGCCTTCGCGACGGCGGCTGTCCTGTACCTCTCGCGCATCGTGGACGCGGGGATCGACTTCGGGCTGGGGGTCCACGAAGTCGCCGCCAATCCCACGCAGCTCCCGGTGGTCGTCCCCTCCATCGTCACCATGCGGATGGCGCTGGCCGCCGCCTGCATCACGCTGTTTGGGCTGGGTGCGTGGATCGTCCTCCCGTCGCCCGAAGGGGCGATGGTGGCGCTCTACAGCCTGACGCTCATTCCGCTGGCGTTGGGGACGCGCTGGGTGCTGATCGGCTTCCAGCAGGCCGCTCCCGTGGCGCTCGTGCGCGCCGCGGGCGAACTCCTGGCGCTGGTCATCGTCCTGCTCACCGTGCGCGGCGTCGACGACCTGCACCAGATGCCGATCGCGCAGCTCGCCGGCGACACGGTGGCCTGCGTGGGGTTCGCCCTGCTGCTGCGCCGAGTGGGACTTCGTTTCGCCTTCGGCTGGCGTCCGGCCGAGATCCGGCGCCTGATGGTGCGCGCGATCCCGCTGGTCGGGAGCACGGTCCTGGGACTCGTCGTCTTCAACGCCGACCTGTTCTTCCTGCGTCTCTTTCGCAACGCCGAGATGGTCGGGCTGTACGCCGCGGCCTACACGGCGATCAGCTTCCTGCTCAACCTCGGGGTCACGTACTCGATGAGCCTCCTGCCGCCGCTCACGCGGCTGGCGGGGGAGCCGGCGCAGGAGCGGCAGCTCTACCTGGCGTCGTTCGCGAAGGTATTCGCGCTGGCGCTGCCGATTGCGGCTGGCGGGGCGATGCTCTCGCGCCCGCTGGTGGTGACGCTGTTCGGCGCCCCGTTCGCCGCCGCCGCGCCGATCCTCGCGGTGCTCCTGGGCTCCATGGTGATCTCGGTGGTGCGCGATGTATCGGTCGTCGCCCTCATGGCCCGCAAGCGCGAGGATCTCTTGCTGCACACCGTCTGGGCATCGGCGGGGGCGAGCATCGTCCTCAACATCCTCCTGGTGCCGTCACTGGGGATGATGGGCGCAGCGCTGGCGACCGTCCTCACGGAGTTCGTGCGCATGCTGCTGGCGGTGGGCTTCGCCAAGCGCCTTGGCTTCCCGCTTCCGCCCGTGATGCGGGCGTGGCGTCCGGCGGTGGCCACGGGGGCGATGGTCGGGGCGTTGCAACTGCTCCCCTTCACGTCGCCCTGGGTGGCGATCCCGGTGGGTGGCGCGTGCTACGCCCTCGCCTTGATCCTCACCGGGGGACTGCGCCTCTCCCGCGCGCAGGGGATCCAGCTGGTCGTCTGA
- a CDS encoding sugar transferase yields the protein MTAASSHVRREDLDDVIPAERSERLNRFVNATLAGAALLLIAPILVLIAIAIRLTSRGPIIYAQARVGLDRRWRDTLALRDRRSEDLGGQVFTIFKFRTMRVDAERFSGAVWAQENDPRVTTLGRYLRQFRLDELPQLWNIVRGDMNIVGPRPERPSIVARLREMIPEYRARHRVKPGLTGLAQINQHYDQNLDDVRGKIRWDLEYIRTQSLWLDIMIMLKTVPSVLLKFRGW from the coding sequence GTGACCGCTGCGTCGTCGCACGTGCGTCGCGAGGATCTGGATGATGTCATTCCCGCGGAACGCTCCGAGCGCCTCAATCGCTTCGTGAACGCAACGTTGGCGGGGGCGGCGCTGCTGCTCATCGCCCCGATTCTGGTGCTGATCGCGATTGCGATCCGCCTCACGTCGCGCGGGCCCATCATCTACGCACAGGCGCGCGTCGGACTGGATCGCCGCTGGCGCGATACGCTCGCCCTGCGCGACCGCCGAAGTGAGGATCTTGGTGGCCAGGTGTTCACGATCTTCAAGTTCCGCACGATGCGCGTGGATGCCGAGCGTTTTTCGGGTGCCGTCTGGGCGCAGGAGAACGACCCGCGCGTCACGACGTTAGGGCGCTACCTGCGCCAGTTCCGGCTCGATGAACTCCCGCAACTCTGGAACATCGTGCGCGGCGACATGAACATCGTCGGTCCGCGCCCTGAGCGTCCGAGCATCGTCGCGCGCCTGCGCGAAATGATCCCCGAGTATCGCGCGCGCCATCGCGTGAAGCCCGGGCTCACCGGCCTGGCGCAGATCAACCAGCACTACGACCAGAACCTGGACGATGTGCGCGGCAAGATCCGCTGGGATCTGGAGTACATTCGCACCCAGAGCCTCTGGCTCGACATCATGATCATGCTCAAAACGGTTCCGTCGGTGCTGCTCAAGTTCCGCGGCTGGTAG
- a CDS encoding radical SAM protein, translated as MNPISRLARHARLTSYSYRDLPSPPFLVLFINSICNMKCEHCFYWTSLNKRDDMSAEEIFALSDSLGHIENLNLSGGEPFLRKEFADIVRKFIRTNGVKQVYVPSNGYYTERTIAALKEVLKEPTLDLFAVELSLDGMPEFHDKFRGAKNAFRKAMETYDALVELQKTDSRLRIHSISTATDVNMDEIRRLTTYLYERCPQMEHHNLAIIRGDRKNPTLKGPSLRQYEELYEYIQRLWLPREEGRSGSLVEPMLQWAKVETVKQERQVVPCKAGRISGVVYANGDVGVCEIHKPIGNLRNKTFPEIWNSPEARALRGQIERKECYCTTEVFMWSSIVYQPMPLAQALVKGKVWRKPLPLHPSERANVSLADGPAPRMAGAAGTPDEEPAGT; from the coding sequence ATGAACCCGATTTCACGACTGGCGAGACACGCGCGCCTGACCAGCTACTCTTACCGCGATCTCCCGTCGCCGCCGTTTCTGGTCCTGTTCATCAACAGTATTTGCAACATGAAGTGCGAACACTGTTTCTACTGGACCAGCCTGAACAAGCGCGACGACATGTCGGCGGAGGAGATCTTCGCGCTGTCGGATTCGCTCGGCCACATCGAGAACCTGAACCTGTCCGGGGGCGAGCCGTTCCTGCGGAAGGAGTTCGCCGACATCGTCCGGAAGTTCATCCGCACGAACGGGGTCAAGCAGGTGTACGTCCCGAGCAACGGGTACTACACCGAGCGCACGATCGCGGCGCTCAAGGAAGTCCTCAAGGAGCCGACGCTCGACCTCTTTGCGGTGGAGCTGTCGCTGGACGGGATGCCTGAGTTCCACGACAAGTTCCGCGGTGCCAAGAACGCCTTCCGTAAGGCGATGGAGACCTACGACGCGCTCGTCGAGCTCCAGAAGACCGATTCGCGCCTCCGGATCCACTCCATCTCGACGGCGACCGACGTCAACATGGACGAGATCCGCCGTCTCACGACGTACCTGTACGAGCGCTGCCCGCAGATGGAGCACCACAATCTGGCCATCATCCGCGGCGACCGGAAAAACCCCACGCTCAAGGGGCCGAGCCTTCGTCAGTACGAGGAGCTGTATGAGTACATCCAGCGCCTCTGGCTCCCGCGCGAGGAGGGGCGAAGCGGGTCGCTCGTCGAGCCGATGCTGCAGTGGGCCAAGGTCGAGACGGTCAAGCAGGAGCGCCAGGTGGTCCCCTGCAAGGCGGGGCGCATCTCCGGCGTGGTGTATGCCAACGGCGACGTGGGCGTCTGCGAGATCCACAAGCCGATCGGCAACCTTCGCAACAAGACCTTCCCCGAGATCTGGAACTCCCCGGAGGCCCGTGCCCTGCGCGGCCAGATCGAGCGCAAGGAGTGCTACTGCACCACGGAAGTCTTCATGTGGTCGAGCATCGTGTACCAACCCATGCCGTTGGCGCAGGCGCTCGTGAAGGGAAAGGTGTGGCGCAAGCCGCTTCCGTTGCACCCGTCGGAGCGTGCGAACGTGTCGCTGGCCGATGGCCCCGCCCCGCGGATGGCGGGAGCGGCCGGTACCCCCGACGAAGAGCCGGCGGGCACCTGA
- a CDS encoding glycosyltransferase family 2 protein: MSVTRLPSVDPAARPSVVIASAGRLDLLWRAVEALEPERKRTGAQLVIARSAPLAQEALVRERLGDATIVWSPPGAGIPRLRGMGLAAATGDPVAITEDHLVAGDGWLEHLFKHARDGVDIVGGGMQNRVGSNAVAWAAYLSDYGFYSYARPATSVLVPLLTMANMAYRRRDVPRIAEWCSAGAWENVVHDRLAAEGRTLTFAPEARIIHDHSYRFAEFLKNRYEHGWDYARARLTENPKALRLPLIAMTPVLPLILLFRIAKAASGEDRGAFLRALPLTVAFLYAWAAGEAFGYLRGPIQPGEELGRVIDAS, encoded by the coding sequence GTGAGTGTCACCCGTTTGCCCTCCGTCGATCCTGCGGCACGTCCCTCCGTCGTCATCGCGTCGGCGGGGCGTCTCGATCTGCTCTGGCGTGCGGTCGAAGCGCTCGAGCCCGAGCGGAAGCGCACGGGGGCCCAGCTGGTGATCGCTCGCTCGGCCCCGCTCGCGCAGGAGGCGCTGGTCCGCGAACGACTGGGGGATGCTACCATCGTGTGGAGCCCACCGGGAGCGGGAATCCCGAGGCTGCGCGGGATGGGCCTTGCAGCCGCCACCGGCGATCCCGTCGCCATCACCGAAGATCACCTGGTGGCGGGCGACGGATGGCTCGAGCATCTCTTCAAACACGCCCGCGACGGCGTCGACATCGTCGGCGGGGGGATGCAGAACCGCGTGGGGAGCAATGCCGTGGCGTGGGCGGCCTATCTCTCCGACTACGGCTTCTACAGCTACGCGCGCCCGGCCACCAGCGTGCTGGTGCCGCTCCTCACCATGGCCAACATGGCGTATCGGCGGCGCGACGTGCCGCGCATCGCCGAGTGGTGCAGCGCCGGGGCTTGGGAGAACGTGGTGCACGACCGCCTCGCCGCCGAGGGACGTACACTGACCTTCGCTCCCGAGGCGCGGATCATTCACGACCACTCGTATCGGTTCGCCGAATTCCTCAAGAACCGGTACGAGCATGGCTGGGACTACGCGCGGGCACGGTTGACCGAAAACCCCAAGGCGTTGCGTCTCCCCCTCATCGCCATGACCCCGGTCCTACCGCTGATCCTCCTTTTCCGCATCGCCAAGGCGGCGTCCGGCGAGGATCGGGGGGCATTTCTTCGTGCCCTTCCGCTGACTGTTGCGTTTTTATACGCATGGGCCGCTGGCGAGGCCTTTGGGTACCTGCGAGGGCCGATTCAGCCGGGCGAGGAACTCGGACGGGTGATCGACGCCTCATAG
- a CDS encoding GDP-mannose 4,6-dehydratase → MKVLITGGCGFIGSHLAERLLDRGDRVQVLDDLSTGSMENIEHLVGREGFAYRIGSALDVPLVAELVDSADVTVHLAAAVGVKLIVEKPVHTIETNVRATEVVLGAAARKKKLVMVASTSEVYGKSTTFPFREDQDLQLGPTTHSRWAYACSKALDEWLALAYLREQGVPVIVTRFFNTVGPRQTGQYGMVLPSFAAQALRNEPITVYGSGEQSRCFGHVRDAVEALLRLMAAPEAIGEVFNVGATHEVSIRALAEQVRDAAGSASEIRLVPYSEAYAAGFEDMMRRVPDVTKLERVTGFRPRTSLEEIIRDVVADQRARMIAHAAGRAPTGAVRH, encoded by the coding sequence GTGAAGGTCCTCATTACCGGTGGGTGTGGGTTCATTGGCTCCCACCTCGCGGAACGTCTCCTCGATCGTGGCGACCGTGTCCAGGTCCTCGACGACCTGTCGACCGGGAGCATGGAGAACATCGAGCACCTCGTGGGGCGCGAGGGCTTCGCGTACCGCATCGGCTCGGCCCTCGATGTCCCGCTCGTCGCCGAACTGGTCGACAGCGCCGACGTCACCGTGCACCTGGCGGCGGCCGTGGGCGTCAAGCTCATCGTCGAGAAGCCCGTCCACACCATCGAGACCAACGTGCGTGCCACCGAGGTCGTCCTTGGCGCTGCCGCTCGCAAGAAGAAGCTGGTGATGGTGGCGTCGACATCCGAGGTGTACGGCAAGTCGACGACGTTCCCCTTCCGCGAAGACCAGGACCTGCAGCTCGGCCCCACGACGCACTCGCGCTGGGCGTACGCGTGCTCCAAGGCGCTCGACGAATGGCTCGCGCTCGCCTACCTGCGGGAACAGGGGGTGCCCGTCATCGTCACGCGCTTCTTCAACACGGTGGGGCCGCGCCAGACCGGGCAGTACGGCATGGTGCTCCCCAGCTTCGCCGCCCAGGCGCTGCGCAACGAACCCATCACCGTCTACGGCTCTGGCGAACAGTCCCGTTGCTTCGGCCATGTGCGCGATGCGGTCGAGGCGCTGCTGCGCCTCATGGCCGCCCCCGAGGCGATCGGCGAGGTCTTCAACGTCGGCGCGACCCATGAAGTCAGCATCCGGGCGCTCGCCGAGCAGGTGCGCGACGCGGCCGGAAGCGCCTCGGAGATCAGGCTGGTTCCTTACAGCGAGGCCTACGCCGCTGGGTTCGAGGACATGATGCGGCGCGTCCCCGATGTGACCAAGCTGGAGCGCGTGACGGGCTTTCGCCCGCGCACGTCTCTTGAAGAGATCATTCGCGATGTCGTGGCCGACCAGCGCGCGCGGATGATTGCGCACGCCGCTGGGCGTGCCCCCACTGGTGCGGTCCGTCACTAA